The Akkermansia sp. N21116 genome includes a region encoding these proteins:
- a CDS encoding ion transporter, with translation MLARWRNSKGQAYFGVWETVFRYAILLWLLCFTLMAIPEFKNYSPQASYAMNVYDFVIRIFFLLEFFTRLIVSRHRLKYLFSFMGIIDLLVCLPVILILEGMNPEEVHYSFRMVQLLCIFKLARFNKALDPLKKAFGMIRNEFVAFVVVFCFLLYFLGMGTYLAEREVQPEHFASILDGLWFGVETLTTVGYGDIVPVTPMGKLFSGCIMFLGIALIAIPTGLITSAITRIWQQKEFLNTMKQNSPAKSTIPPASASDAGKD, from the coding sequence ATGCTGGCGAGATGGAGAAATAGCAAGGGGCAGGCGTATTTTGGAGTATGGGAAACCGTCTTCAGGTATGCGATTTTGTTGTGGCTGCTCTGTTTTACATTGATGGCAATTCCGGAATTTAAGAACTATTCGCCTCAGGCGTCATATGCGATGAATGTGTATGACTTCGTGATCAGGATTTTCTTCCTGCTGGAATTTTTCACGCGTCTGATAGTTTCTCGGCATCGCTTGAAGTATTTATTCAGCTTCATGGGAATCATTGATTTACTGGTATGCTTGCCCGTGATCCTGATTTTGGAAGGAATGAACCCGGAGGAAGTTCACTATTCTTTTCGCATGGTTCAGTTGCTGTGTATTTTCAAATTGGCCCGGTTCAATAAGGCTCTGGATCCATTAAAGAAAGCCTTTGGAATGATCCGGAACGAATTTGTGGCTTTCGTTGTTGTCTTTTGCTTTCTTCTCTATTTTCTAGGCATGGGTACTTACCTGGCGGAGCGCGAAGTACAGCCTGAACATTTCGCTTCTATTTTGGATGGACTCTGGTTCGGTGTTGAAACATTGACAACCGTCGGCTATGGAGACATCGTGCCGGTGACTCCTATGGGAAAGCTCTTTTCCGGGTGCATCATGTTCCTGGGGATTGCCCTGATCGCCATTCCTACTGGTCTGATTACATCGGCCATCACTCGCATTTGGCAGCAAAAGGAATTCTTGAACACCATGAAGCAAAATTCTCCGGCCAAAAGCACCATCCCTCCAGCTTCTGCTTCGGATGCGGGAAAAGATTGA
- a CDS encoding sulfatase-like hydrolase/transferase has product MSLFSVLQFLRVLIPIVMIGGATLFSYAGVAGEKPNILVILADDMGWSDAGCYGSEIRTPAIDSLAREGMLSTRCYTIPRCSPSRAALMTGRYPQSVGMGHLDNDLELPGYRGRLDPSCRTLPEILGEKAGYRTYMSGKWHLGSKIGERPWERGFQRYFGLLSGANSYVTLDKGRLMAEDGKILEAADLPEDFYMTEAITRKALSYLDDAAKHPDMPFFMYVAYTAPHTPLQASRRTIDSYKGTYSEGFEAVRLKRFKKQKSLHIIPADTQIPENRKLPDTTTREEDMRMAIYAAQITDMDEGIGQILDRLKKYGMEDKTIVLFLSDNGATNENPARVYSPYPGEKWTRAGYGKNWAVVSNTPYFGFKSGTYEGGESIPCLVKYPGKIPAGKRFDGMMHMIDIAPTLLECAGVPALAEMNGINLLPYWQENRFGSPSPWKNSVAASLPERILYTEHEKKRSVHSLYWKLHKNVRERQWSLFASDDRCELKNVASVHEDVVADLAKRYENWARSNNVDESMRTYWPLLKGKQEEKKK; this is encoded by the coding sequence ATGTCCCTCTTTTCTGTCCTCCAGTTTTTACGGGTGCTTATTCCTATTGTAATGATTGGAGGGGCAACTTTGTTCTCTTATGCAGGGGTTGCTGGGGAAAAACCTAATATCCTGGTCATTCTGGCAGATGATATGGGTTGGTCGGATGCAGGCTGTTATGGTTCGGAAATCAGGACTCCTGCCATTGATTCCTTGGCGCGTGAGGGAATGTTATCGACCCGTTGCTACACGATTCCTCGCTGCTCGCCGTCCCGGGCTGCATTGATGACGGGGCGTTATCCGCAATCCGTGGGCATGGGACACTTGGATAATGATCTGGAGTTGCCCGGATACCGCGGGAGGTTGGACCCTTCCTGTCGGACTCTCCCGGAAATCCTCGGTGAGAAGGCTGGTTACAGAACCTACATGTCCGGCAAATGGCATTTGGGAAGCAAAATCGGAGAACGCCCTTGGGAACGTGGATTTCAACGCTACTTCGGGCTTTTGAGCGGCGCGAATTCTTATGTGACCCTTGACAAGGGACGTCTGATGGCAGAAGACGGCAAAATACTCGAAGCGGCTGATTTGCCGGAAGATTTTTACATGACCGAGGCAATTACACGGAAAGCGCTCTCGTACTTGGATGACGCTGCAAAACATCCGGATATGCCTTTTTTCATGTATGTTGCCTACACGGCTCCCCATACGCCGTTGCAGGCAAGCAGGAGGACAATTGATTCGTACAAAGGCACCTATTCCGAAGGCTTTGAGGCCGTCCGCCTCAAGCGGTTTAAGAAACAGAAGTCTCTTCATATCATTCCGGCAGACACGCAAATACCTGAAAATAGAAAACTTCCTGATACAACAACACGCGAAGAAGATATGCGGATGGCTATTTACGCCGCCCAGATCACGGACATGGACGAAGGAATCGGACAAATTCTTGATCGGTTGAAAAAATACGGAATGGAAGATAAGACTATTGTCTTGTTTCTTTCCGACAATGGGGCGACGAACGAAAATCCGGCTCGAGTCTACAGCCCTTATCCGGGAGAGAAGTGGACGCGCGCCGGGTATGGCAAAAACTGGGCAGTCGTTTCCAATACTCCGTATTTCGGGTTCAAATCCGGGACGTACGAAGGAGGGGAATCTATCCCTTGTCTGGTAAAATACCCTGGTAAAATACCTGCCGGTAAACGTTTTGATGGTATGATGCACATGATTGACATTGCTCCGACTTTGTTGGAATGCGCCGGAGTGCCGGCGCTTGCTGAAATGAATGGCATCAATCTGCTTCCCTATTGGCAGGAAAATCGGTTTGGAAGTCCTTCTCCTTGGAAAAATTCCGTAGCCGCGAGCCTGCCTGAACGTATCTTATATACTGAACATGAAAAGAAAAGATCTGTTCATTCTTTGTATTGGAAGCTGCATAAAAATGTCCGAGAACGGCAATGGTCTCTGTTTGCCAGCGATGATCGTTGTGAA